Below is a window of Strix uralensis isolate ZFMK-TIS-50842 chromosome 8, bStrUra1, whole genome shotgun sequence DNA.
CTCTGTTTTTATTGAGCAGATCACTGCTCTTGCCCTAGCCCCACTGCCCCTCATTCCAGCTTGCATCACTCTTTACAAAGTTAAGCAATAACTGCGATAAAGGTAACAAAGCGGGACCCTTctgcagaaggaaggaagaagtggcTGTCACAGCTTGACTTTGCTGTTGGACAAGGGGGATGAGGCATCACTGCTGAAATCACACTGTTCAGTGGTTGCTGGTATCCCAGTTTGCCCTGCTGGAGCATGCTTAGCTGGAAGAGAAAGGCCTGTGGACTGCCCTTGCGCTCAGCAGTGGTGAAGGGAGGGTGGTTACACCAACGCGATGTTGTGCAACTCCAGTATTGTCCTTTCCCTGGGTACTTAAGAGAGAGCAGTGCCAGCATCTTTACTGCAGTGAAGAGCAGCTGCCTTCTCCGGGGATGTCACAGTGAAACCCCTTTTCAGTGGtgactaaagggaaaaaataaccctATGTAGAGGGTGGGTGATTTAAGTTGGAGGCATCTTGGGTCTGGGATATGAGAGAATTTAATGCTGTTAGTAATTCCCTGGAATTCTCCATTTAATCTTGAGTGGCAAATAAGATGAAAGAATTGTTTCATACAAAATATTGCTGAAGGAAATCACACGCAAATGAGCCCATACAGGTAatgttttcaatttatttatataaacaattgcattttaaaaacattcttgtcctacaaaaataaagtgaaaaacaattcacagaattttaaataaataatctcAAACATACACATTTATCATGAGCAACTTGaacccagccaaacccagcaggTTGGGTCACAGAGAAGTGACTGGTGAAATGTGGCTGCAGAGTACAAAACGCAGAGTGAACGTGATTCCTTTCTGAAGCAGCTTACAACTTAACTCAAGTGCCATGGTCTGAGGAATTCCTCTTTACCCACCCCCCCAATAACTAGATGTGTCCAGACTTGTCTCCCTTTGTCTCTAAGCCAAACACTTTTCCTTGTTAACGGCAGAAGGGTGCTCTCGAGAAGTGTGTTCCAAAGGCAGAGCTGAATGACAATCACATGTTTAACAAGCGTCCAAGCCCACTAGCATATGCAGTACTGACCACCTTTGCATACAAGGTTACTGAAGTTTCCCCTTCTTCATGCTTCaaatagaaaaaggaagacaaatgccCTTCTTTCTTCCAAAGCATTCATCCCAAAGACCACCTCAGATCAGTCACTGGTACTGATGGCTGTAGGAGACCTTGGTTGAGCTATTCACACCAACAATCACTAACTTACACAGCGTAAGGTAATCAGTGTCTCTAAACAGGTCAACAGAAACAGAAGTCACAGTCAAACTATACTACTGCCATAGCTGTTACAATGTACTAGCCTCTATAAATGTTGGAGAGattcagtgaaatacaaaacTCAAGTCCTTTTCCACAAGTAGTCAAGGAATATTGGGCAGCGGCACAGAATACCAGGTTGCTGCTCTATTCCAGTCTGAAGtgactttttctttttacctATAGTTCCCCAGCTGTTTTTATAGGAAGATCATCTTCTACATTTCCTCtctagaaattgaaaaaaaaagataccctTATACGCAAAGTTTGAAGTGCTGGTACAAGATCCTGTGTAACTTCTTACGTGCCCAGATGAGACTAGATATTTAAGTGCTGGATCAGGACAAATATGTCTAGGAGATTTTGTGCTAGCTAGCCAGTTTTAATTAAGCTTAAGCCACTTACTCAAAATGCCTCTGTTTATAAGTTATAAACAAAACATTATCCCTCCTCCCCCAATAAACAGAACTATAAGTCACAAGTATGGCTTGTGTACAGAGACATAAACCTTCAAGTCTCGGTGCCTCGCAGTTTTGCTAGATCTATTCTGTATTCATTTCTCTGCTGTGCATGTTTACACAGCTCCTCAGTTTTCACTATTCCCCAAGAATCTCCATGTTTTGGTACACAAAGCTATACTATAGTCACATCCTTACCTAAAGCTATACTGTCCATTTGTCCTTAAACTGACAGAGACTAAAATTATATTATCAAGTAGACCAGAGAACTACAGCTATGAAGAGTACCAATACTTTGGACTAAGGTTAAGACCTCTGCAAACTTGCACAATAAAACATCTGCATCAGAATACAAGTGGCCTTGTATTACAGCCTGAGAGAGAGCCTTTTTCTCAGCTCAGTACATTATCATCCTCTTACACAAATAATACTTCTGTGACATATACTTCAAAAACAAGTACGATCCAAAAGAAgttctattttctttaaataattaaattaaaaaagtatAATGCCATATGAAAGCAGATTTAcacataaaaacaaatataagttaCTATACAAAGTGCCTTATTTGCAATGAGGGAGAGGTAGTATcaacaataaatgcaatgcattttcTGACTACATGAGTGAGTCTCAAGTATATGTATTTCTTTGTTAATCTTGGAGTGCTCATACTGAATTCATAAATCTTTTCTGACAGTTTTCATTAAGTCAGATTTTTCTTGTACTTTTAGTTCAACAGCCTGTTTTCAAGTTTAAGAAGTTGCTGAGGCAATAACTCACTTTCGTAGTGTTGTGTGAACGATCAagtgaaaagacaaaaaacccaccaacaccCTTTGTCAAGtattaaaacaacattaaaaaagtTGGAACCTTTGTCCACTTTGGAATACATAGTTCTGTTACAGAAGACTTTAAACAAGGGATTCAGCACTGTAGAGCTCAAACACAGAAAATCCCTTTTGTAAATGGATGCCTTACCTGAGTAAGGAATCTAGGGCAACCCCCACAACGAAGATGctcaaggtttggtttttttttttttttggttttgtttttaaacactttaagCCATAAATAGAATAAATTACATAGTTAAATAAATAGATGGATTTTTACAACTCAGCAGATCTCTCTTTCAGTAGTAGTGTGGGGTTGATATCTTCCATTGCTGTTTTTGAGGTACTAACATTAATAGTTGCTTCTGTGGGTTCAGGATTTAAGATGTGGAAGGCAGTGAAAGGACAGCCTTTCACGTTGTTGCAGACGAGCTTCTGTAAGGAGGCAGTATTGATTATCTCAAAGCCCACTTTTCCACCGAAGGTGCTAGGCTTCCAGTACTCAGGGGAGCAGATTGCATTTCCCATCAGTCCTTTCAGAGAGAACGGTGCTCCAATCTCCACCATCGTTTCACCGAAGATGGCACCTGGTCGTGGCTTTTCTACGAGAAGGCCAGGGTACAGCTCCATGGCATCAATGTCTCCATAAAGCTCTTCCAGTTCAGctgccatttctttttctcctgtaattaTTGACGAGTAAAAATCGTAAGTGGAAAAATCCTATTTTCATTGCAAGACTATCCTGTTCAAGTCCAGTAATAGCACTGCAGGACTCTGTTAGCCATTTTAAGAAAAGAGCCCTTGTTTGTTAGAAAGGATGAAAATTGTTACCTGTAAGTTCTTCAAATGATTTGAACGGTTTCAGCATGAACCGTTTCCTGTACTCATTCAAGGACTGGTATCTCATTTGTCTGCTTTGGTCAATCGAAGCCTTTGCTACTTTCTGTACTGCAGCAGGAACATTTTTCCCACCAGCAACCTATTTAATAAAGATGAAAAGTAGTAAGATCTCCCGGTAAGAGTCATGAGGAAGCTGTGCTTTTATAGTATATCATTAGTTTTGGGTAGCTTTGTTCTACCCTCTTGTCCCACCCCCAGTTTAGGTCTCCATTGGAGCAGTAGAGCAACTTGAGAAAGTACATACCCTGCCAGCACTTTGCTTGGAGAAAGATTTCACCATATGGGAAAGGCCGTGTTCCAGCATTATAGAGTTGTTGTAGAGGAACTGCTGGAAAGTGTACTCCTGGTCGTGTATCTGGAAAGTGTCAGGCAGAAGCGGGTGCCAGTGGTAGAGAGTATTGAATTCGGCTGCAATTCTGTTCTGGTATTGAAACCGCTGGTTGAACAGCAGCTCAGGATCGAACTTGAGTTTGAAGTGGTAGCCACTCAAGTGTTGCACATAGTCCTCAATAACGATCTTGATTGTCTCTCCTGTTGATCAATGAAATAGAAGAGAATATTGGTACTGGTTTCCTAAGAAACTTTAGGAGGTTagcctgctgagagaaaataCCATTTCTGAACTGTTCTAAGGAAATACTATAGTGATCAGGGTAACAAACACTTCAGCATTCTCTAGTCTGTTctagaaaataattaatatattttgtgtGACTAAGGGTGGAACAGAACTTAAGCTCCCAAGAGTTTTTGGCTGTGGTAGAGATGTGTCTTCTCTagcctgctccccacccccaagATACACTGCCCTGTGTGTTCCACAGGACAGCACACATCAGTACCTACGCTGTGTTCAGTTACACAGTACCCCCCGGGATACAGAGAGGGGATACTGAAGAAAGTTGGTACCTGAAAGCAACTCTCAGCTTCTGAGCTGCTTAATACAATTGTCTTGGTTTACTGTTGCAATCAGTTTGGGCAAGGCCTTTTCAAGCTTAGTGTACATCACCATTTACATAAGGTGAAATACCACTGAACAGACAATTAGACAGGAGAAGTATGTAGAATTATGTTTTACATAACTTCCTGAACTTTAGATTTAATCACAGCCTTTCTTTTAAAGCATACCTGAACTGACCCaatcccaggggaaaaaaaaccacaaaaaaccccacaggatcTGGGAGTCTGAGGTCATCTAGCCCCACAGGCTTTCTCTCCGAGAAGTGAACCTTAGCTTACCTCCTGCCTTCTCActgctttcagttctgtttcccTTAGATAAGGGAATTAAATAGCATTTGGCTCAGTTTTCTTCAGTTCTGCTGTTAACATAGCTGGGAGGAATCTGTATCTCAATGCAACCCCAGTGGCAGGTCACAAAGGCTCAGATGTATGCTCTCACACACGAATTTAAGTAATAGCTTTCCCTCTGACTACACCTACTGCAGCAGGTAAGGGGTAGAAGTGTTGCGCTTGAAGAGAAGGTTAGAGTTGCATATAGTAGAAATAACACTCACCTATCAATATGAGTCTGGTAGTTTGGAACAGTTGCTCATCATCCCACTCTGGATGCTCCCGTTTCAGGATGTCACAGACCCGGTTGTGTTCCCTCAGCCATATTGTAGCGTACATCATCAAGCCTGGGACCAAACCAAACACCTCCTGCCCAACAGAGAACTGCAAGTGTTCAGGTACGTGAGGAGGGTAGATCATCTCTGCCTGCGTGTCCTTCACTGTTGGTGGATACATTTCTCCATCAATCATCTGCcggggggagggagaaagaagaaagagtcATAAGCTAT
It encodes the following:
- the PTGS2 gene encoding prostaglandin G/H synthase 2 isoform X2; translated protein: MANPCCSNPCQNRGVCMTTGFDRYECDCTRTGYYGENCTTPEFFTWLRLTLKPSPNTVHYILTHFKGAWNIINNIPFLRDAIMRYVLTSRSHLIDSPPTYNSDYSYKSWEAYSNLSYYTRSLPPVGLDCPTPMGIKGKKELPDSKLIVEKFLLRRKFIPDPQGTNVMFTFFAQHFTHQFFKTDHKKGPGFTKALGHGVDLNHIYGETLERQLKLRLLKDGKLKYQMIDGEMYPPTVKDTQAEMIYPPHVPEHLQFSVGQEVFGLVPGLMMYATIWLREHNRVCDILKREHPEWDDEQLFQTTRLILIGETIKIVIEDYVQHLSGYHFKLKFDPELLFNQRFQYQNRIAAEFNTLYHWHPLLPDTFQIHDQEYTFQQFLYNNSIMLEHGLSHMVKSFSKQSAGRVAGGKNVPAAVQKVAKASIDQSRQMRYQSLNEYRKRFMLKPFKSFEELTGEKEMAAELEELYGDIDAMELYPGLLVEKPRPGAIFGETMVEIGAPFSLKGLMGNAICSPEYWKPSTFGGKVGFEIINTASLQKLVCNNVKGCPFTAFHILNPEPTEATINVSTSKTAMEDINPTLLLKERSAEL
- the PTGS2 gene encoding prostaglandin G/H synthase 2 isoform X1; amino-acid sequence: MLLPCALLLPCALAAALLAAGHAANPCCSNPCQNRGVCMTTGFDRYECDCTRTGYYGENCTTPEFFTWLRLTLKPSPNTVHYILTHFKGAWNIINNIPFLRDAIMRYVLTSRSHLIDSPPTYNSDYSYKSWEAYSNLSYYTRSLPPVGLDCPTPMGIKGKKELPDSKLIVEKFLLRRKFIPDPQGTNVMFTFFAQHFTHQFFKTDHKKGPGFTKALGHGVDLNHIYGETLERQLKLRLLKDGKLKYQMIDGEMYPPTVKDTQAEMIYPPHVPEHLQFSVGQEVFGLVPGLMMYATIWLREHNRVCDILKREHPEWDDEQLFQTTRLILIGETIKIVIEDYVQHLSGYHFKLKFDPELLFNQRFQYQNRIAAEFNTLYHWHPLLPDTFQIHDQEYTFQQFLYNNSIMLEHGLSHMVKSFSKQSAGRVAGGKNVPAAVQKVAKASIDQSRQMRYQSLNEYRKRFMLKPFKSFEELTGEKEMAAELEELYGDIDAMELYPGLLVEKPRPGAIFGETMVEIGAPFSLKGLMGNAICSPEYWKPSTFGGKVGFEIINTASLQKLVCNNVKGCPFTAFHILNPEPTEATINVSTSKTAMEDINPTLLLKERSAEL